A single window of Hymenobacter sp. APR13 DNA harbors:
- the rpiB gene encoding ribose 5-phosphate isomerase B, with translation MSDQTPIALGSDHAGFAYKQMLADWLRDNGYAVRDFGTHSADSVDYPDFVHPLATAITGGELERGILVCGSANGVCITANKHRGIRAAIAWEPELAELARQHNDANIICVPARFVSEEQARAIVSQFLNTAFEGGRHQNRVNKIDC, from the coding sequence ATGTCCGACCAGACTCCCATTGCCCTCGGCTCCGACCACGCCGGCTTCGCCTACAAACAGATGCTGGCCGACTGGCTGCGCGACAACGGCTACGCGGTGCGCGACTTCGGCACCCACTCCGCCGACTCCGTCGACTACCCCGACTTTGTGCACCCACTGGCTACGGCCATTACGGGCGGCGAGCTGGAGCGCGGTATTCTGGTGTGCGGCTCGGCCAACGGCGTGTGCATCACGGCCAACAAGCACCGCGGCATCCGGGCGGCCATTGCCTGGGAGCCGGAGCTGGCCGAGCTGGCCCGCCAGCACAACGACGCCAACATCATCTGCGTGCCGGCCCGCTTCGTGAGCGAGGAGCAGGCCCGCGCCATCGTCAGCCAGTTCCTCAACACCGCCTTCGAAGGCGGCCGCCACCAGAACCGGGTGAATAAGATTGATTGCTGA
- the tatC gene encoding twin-arginine translocase subunit TatC, with the protein MNTEQPVLGQPQEMSFIDHLEALRWHIIRAAISIVVFASIAFFSKEFLFHDLILGPSRADFWTYKAFCRFGAWVGAPDLCIDQIGFVIQNREMSGQLTMHISTSLVVGLVLAFPYTFWEIWRFIKPGLYPHERANSRGAVFFVSLLFIVGLLFGYYIAAPLSIQFLASYQIDSTIENQIDMQSYISTLTTMSVSCAGVFELPMIVFFLAKAGIVTPEIMRLYRKHAIVVILIVAAIITPPDISAQIIVTIPIVLLYELSIHIAHIVSRNRTKMLNERLAENNGIA; encoded by the coding sequence TTGAATACAGAACAACCCGTCCTGGGCCAGCCCCAGGAAATGTCTTTCATCGACCATCTGGAGGCCTTGCGGTGGCACATCATCCGCGCGGCCATTTCGATTGTCGTGTTTGCCAGCATTGCCTTCTTCTCCAAGGAATTCCTGTTTCACGATTTGATTCTGGGCCCGTCGCGGGCCGATTTCTGGACCTACAAGGCCTTCTGCCGCTTCGGCGCGTGGGTGGGCGCCCCGGACCTGTGCATCGACCAGATCGGGTTTGTGATTCAGAACCGCGAGATGAGCGGGCAGCTGACCATGCACATCAGCACCTCGTTGGTGGTGGGGCTGGTGCTGGCGTTTCCGTACACGTTCTGGGAAATCTGGCGCTTCATCAAGCCCGGCCTGTACCCGCACGAGCGGGCTAATTCGCGCGGGGCGGTGTTCTTCGTGTCGCTGCTGTTTATCGTGGGCTTGCTGTTCGGCTACTACATTGCCGCGCCCCTGAGCATCCAGTTTCTGGCTTCCTACCAGATCGACTCAACCATCGAAAACCAGATCGACATGCAGAGCTACATCAGTACGCTCACCACTATGTCGGTGTCGTGCGCCGGGGTGTTTGAGCTGCCGATGATTGTGTTCTTCCTGGCCAAAGCCGGCATCGTGACGCCCGAAATCATGCGCCTCTACCGCAAGCACGCCATTGTGGTCATCCTCATTGTGGCGGCCATCATCACGCCGCCCGATATTTCGGCCCAGATCATCGTCACGATTCCCATCGTGCTGCTCTACGAGCTGAGCATTCACATTGCCCACATCGTGAGCCGCAACCGCACCAAGATGCTGAACGAGCGGCTCGCGGAGAACAACGGCATAGCGTAA
- a CDS encoding class I SAM-dependent rRNA methyltransferase yields MTAAIVTLKPGKDQSLRRRHPWVFSGAIGRMQGEVTEGEVVTVQAANGEVLGVGHYAPGSIAVRMLDFGTEAQLPDAAFWEARLRNAYQLRQGLGLTGSGNTNVYRLTHAEGDGLPGLIIDVYGDTAVVQAHSAGMYKARPLIAEALQAVIPGLRAIYDKSAETVPAKAAPGAQNGYLFGSSSGQEHVVHENGQPFAVDWETGQKTGFFIDQRDNRSLLARYAPGRRVLNTFCYTGGFSSYALQAGAELVHSVDSSKRAIELTERNAALTGLESKHAAYAEDVFSFMKNSQEEYDLIVLDPPAFAKHLSARHNALMGYKRLNAAGIRQIAPGGLLFTFSCSQVVSPELFEGAVLAAAIEAGRPARILHRLTQPADHPVSLFHPEGAYLKGLVLAVE; encoded by the coding sequence ATGACTGCTGCCATCGTCACCCTCAAACCCGGAAAAGACCAATCCCTGCGCCGCCGCCACCCGTGGGTGTTTTCGGGCGCTATTGGCCGCATGCAGGGCGAAGTGACCGAAGGCGAAGTAGTGACGGTGCAGGCCGCCAACGGTGAGGTGCTGGGCGTGGGCCACTACGCTCCCGGCTCCATTGCCGTGCGCATGCTCGATTTCGGCACCGAAGCCCAGCTGCCGGATGCTGCTTTCTGGGAAGCCCGCCTGCGCAACGCCTACCAGCTGCGCCAGGGCCTGGGCCTGACCGGATCCGGCAACACCAACGTGTACCGCCTCACCCACGCCGAAGGCGACGGCCTGCCCGGCCTCATCATTGATGTGTACGGCGACACGGCCGTGGTGCAGGCGCACAGTGCGGGCATGTACAAGGCCCGTCCGCTTATCGCCGAGGCTCTGCAGGCTGTAATTCCGGGTTTGCGCGCCATCTATGACAAGAGCGCCGAAACCGTACCGGCCAAAGCCGCACCGGGCGCCCAGAACGGCTACCTGTTTGGGAGCAGCAGCGGGCAGGAGCACGTGGTGCACGAAAACGGCCAGCCTTTCGCCGTGGACTGGGAAACCGGCCAGAAAACCGGCTTCTTCATCGACCAGCGCGACAACCGCAGTCTGCTGGCCCGCTACGCGCCCGGCCGCCGCGTGCTCAATACGTTCTGCTACACCGGCGGCTTCAGCTCCTACGCGCTGCAGGCCGGCGCCGAGCTGGTGCACTCCGTGGACAGCTCCAAGCGCGCCATCGAGCTGACGGAGCGCAACGCCGCCCTCACCGGCCTCGAAAGCAAGCACGCCGCCTACGCCGAAGACGTGTTCAGCTTCATGAAAAACAGCCAGGAAGAATACGACCTCATCGTACTCGATCCGCCGGCCTTTGCCAAGCACCTTTCAGCCCGCCACAACGCCCTGATGGGCTACAAGCGCCTGAACGCGGCCGGCATCCGGCAGATTGCGCCCGGGGGCCTGCTGTTCACGTTCAGCTGCTCACAGGTGGTGAGCCCCGAGCTGTTTGAGGGCGCCGTGCTGGCCGCCGCCATCGAGGCCGGCCGCCCGGCCCGCATCCTGCACCGCCTCACCCAGCCCGCCGACCATCCCGTAAGCCTGTTTCATCCCGAAGGCGCTTACCTGAAAGGTTTGGTGCTGGCCGTGGAATAA
- a CDS encoding SRPBCC family protein, giving the protein MHLYLRTHVAAAPAQVWQGFTRDLFLALAPPFPPFRLLRFDGCHRGDEVHIELGAGPARFLWTSFITDHGTTPDGTYYFVDEGRKLPPPLRYWQHRHLMQPAPGGGTYIVEDLEYTSGNGLLDRLLWPAMWAQFAWRQPIYRRWFGKPAKVAAALPAG; this is encoded by the coding sequence ATGCACCTCTACCTCCGCACCCACGTAGCTGCCGCGCCCGCCCAGGTGTGGCAGGGCTTCACCCGCGACCTGTTTCTGGCCCTGGCGCCGCCGTTTCCGCCGTTCCGGCTGCTACGCTTCGATGGCTGCCACCGCGGCGACGAGGTGCACATTGAGTTGGGAGCCGGGCCCGCACGCTTCCTCTGGACCTCTTTTATCACCGACCACGGTACCACGCCCGACGGCACTTACTATTTTGTGGATGAAGGCCGCAAGCTGCCACCACCGTTGCGCTACTGGCAGCACCGCCACCTGATGCAGCCCGCGCCGGGGGGCGGCACTTACATTGTGGAAGACCTGGAATACACCAGTGGAAATGGTCTGCTGGACCGGCTGCTGTGGCCGGCCATGTGGGCGCAGTTTGCGTGGCGGCAGCCCATCTATCGGCGCTGGTTTGGCAAGCCCGCCAAGGTAGCTGCTGCACTGCCAGCGGGTTGA
- a CDS encoding sensor histidine kinase: MPDALLPFLLIGPVLLLLVGGIIGILVREQRRRLQQEREKHLLLEQQNERLEQQVQQRTADLQQSLDHLQATQRQLIQSEKLASLGELTAGVAHEIQNPLNFVLNFSEVSVELVQELKEEVLHQLPATTMAPAAELLQNLEDNLQRITQHGQRAGGIVQGMLLHARTSASERQPTNLNALTDQFLRLAYQGMRAKDRTFNITIETHFAPDMELVRVAPQDIGRVLLNLFNNALYALRKRQQAQEPGYKPLLQVTTQCRSGQVELRVCDNGPGIAADVLDKIFQPFFTTKPTGEGSGLGLSISYDIVTQGHGGQLLCQTQEGAYTEFIMRLPA; encoded by the coding sequence ATGCCCGATGCGTTGCTGCCCTTCCTACTGATTGGTCCGGTGCTGCTGCTGCTGGTAGGCGGCATTATCGGTATTCTGGTGCGGGAGCAGCGCCGCCGGCTGCAGCAGGAACGTGAGAAACATCTGCTGCTGGAGCAGCAGAACGAGCGGCTGGAGCAGCAGGTGCAGCAGCGCACCGCCGACTTGCAACAGTCGCTGGACCATCTGCAGGCCACGCAGCGCCAGCTGATTCAGAGCGAGAAGCTGGCTTCGCTGGGCGAGCTGACGGCGGGCGTGGCGCACGAGATTCAGAACCCCCTCAACTTCGTGCTCAATTTCTCAGAGGTAAGCGTAGAGTTGGTGCAGGAACTGAAGGAAGAAGTGCTGCACCAGCTGCCAGCCACCACTATGGCGCCGGCCGCCGAGCTGCTGCAGAATCTGGAAGACAACCTGCAGCGCATCACGCAGCATGGGCAGCGGGCCGGCGGCATTGTGCAGGGTATGCTGTTGCATGCGCGCACCTCGGCCAGCGAGCGGCAGCCCACCAACCTCAATGCCCTCACCGACCAGTTTCTGCGGCTGGCTTACCAGGGCATGCGCGCCAAAGACAGAACGTTCAACATCACTATCGAAACTCACTTTGCGCCCGATATGGAACTGGTCAGAGTGGCGCCGCAGGATATTGGCCGGGTGCTGCTGAATCTGTTCAACAATGCGCTGTATGCCCTGCGCAAGCGCCAGCAAGCCCAGGAGCCTGGCTACAAACCGCTGCTACAGGTCACGACGCAGTGCCGCTCCGGGCAGGTGGAGCTACGCGTGTGCGACAACGGACCGGGCATTGCGGCAGACGTGCTGGACAAAATCTTTCAGCCGTTCTTCACCACCAAACCCACCGGCGAAGGGTCGGGCCTTGGGTTGTCCATCAGCTACGATATCGTGACGCAGGGGCACGGCGGGCAGCTACTTTGCCAGACACAGGAGGGTGCCTACACCGAGTTTATCATGCGGCTGCCGGCATAG
- a CDS encoding ABC transporter permease, translated as MDVPLLIARRYFFSKKKRNIISIISNISMIGVAVGTMALIIVLSVFNGLEDLVRTLYGKSDPDLLVTAVQGKSFTVSEPMLEGMRRIRGVGLLTEVIEDNALLQYHDRQMVVKMKGVSENYYTQSRIDSSIVEGDHRLRRNGEPYALLGAGVQHELSIALNNRFAPLHLLYPRNTGKKTLSMNPESAFTEKSITAGGVFLIEQHIDDSYVFVPLEFAEELLHYGPRRTALEVNVGDEHDIQKVKELIKKNLGPKFKVLDSDEQHVSLLKAIKVEKMFVFITFAFILLIASLNIFFSLSMLVIDKRKDVAILLAMGATPRHIRRIFLLEGAIVALVGAVTGLFLGVTICWIQQTFHVVSMGMATSVVDSYPVKMQFSDIVLTGLAIVIITIAVSIRPALNAARLDVRENL; from the coding sequence ATGGACGTTCCGTTGCTCATTGCCCGGCGTTACTTTTTCTCGAAGAAGAAGCGCAACATCATCAGCATCATTTCCAACATCTCCATGATTGGCGTGGCGGTGGGTACAATGGCGCTGATTATCGTGCTGTCAGTGTTCAACGGCCTCGAAGACCTGGTGCGCACGCTCTACGGCAAGTCGGACCCCGACCTGCTGGTGACGGCCGTGCAGGGCAAGTCGTTTACCGTGTCGGAGCCCATGCTGGAAGGCATGCGCCGCATCCGGGGCGTGGGGCTGCTTACGGAGGTGATTGAGGACAACGCCCTGCTGCAGTACCACGACCGCCAGATGGTGGTGAAGATGAAGGGTGTGTCGGAAAACTACTACACCCAAAGCCGCATCGACTCCTCGATTGTGGAAGGCGACCACCGCCTGCGCCGCAACGGCGAGCCCTACGCCCTGCTGGGCGCCGGCGTGCAGCACGAGCTCAGCATTGCCCTCAACAACCGCTTTGCCCCGCTGCACCTGCTCTACCCGCGCAACACGGGCAAGAAAACGCTTTCCATGAACCCCGAAAGCGCCTTCACCGAAAAGAGCATCACGGCGGGCGGCGTGTTCCTGATTGAGCAGCACATCGACGACAGCTACGTGTTCGTGCCGCTGGAATTTGCCGAGGAGCTGCTGCATTACGGCCCGCGCCGCACCGCCCTGGAGGTCAACGTGGGCGACGAGCACGACATTCAGAAGGTCAAGGAGCTTATCAAGAAAAACCTCGGCCCCAAGTTCAAAGTCCTCGACTCCGACGAGCAGCACGTGAGCCTGCTCAAGGCCATCAAGGTGGAGAAGATGTTCGTGTTTATCACCTTCGCCTTCATTCTGTTGATTGCCTCGCTCAACATCTTCTTCTCCCTGTCGATGCTCGTCATCGACAAGCGCAAGGACGTGGCGATTCTGCTGGCCATGGGCGCCACGCCGCGCCATATTCGGCGCATTTTCCTGCTTGAGGGCGCCATCGTGGCCCTGGTGGGCGCCGTGACGGGCCTGTTCCTGGGCGTCACTATCTGCTGGATTCAGCAGACGTTCCACGTCGTGAGCATGGGCATGGCCACCAGCGTGGTCGACTCGTACCCGGTTAAAATGCAGTTTTCAGACATTGTGCTCACCGGTCTGGCCATTGTGATTATCACAATAGCCGTTTCCATCCGGCCGGCGCTGAATGCCGCGCGCCTCGACGTGCGCGAAAACCTGTAA
- a CDS encoding class I SAM-dependent methyltransferase — MHYDPIKRSLGEVFNRTPLLRRLFYHLLDLLLLRTWHVHRELREWARGRTGEALNILDAGSGYGQYTYWLTGQSKKWQVLAVDVKDEQVADSNRFFREIGRPNAQFAVQDLVLYQEPNTFDLALSVDVMEHILEDVEVFRNIHASLKDGGMLLISTPSDQGGSDVHSDGETSFIEEHVRDGYNIHEIQQKLRTAGFERIEARYSYGEPGQISWRLSMKYPILMLGQSKLFFLLLPFYYIVTFPFCLLLNWLDARTLHDSGTGLIVKAWK, encoded by the coding sequence TTGCATTACGACCCGATTAAACGCTCCCTGGGCGAGGTATTCAACCGCACCCCGCTGCTGCGCCGCCTGTTCTATCATCTGCTGGATCTGTTGCTGCTGCGTACTTGGCACGTGCACCGCGAGCTGCGGGAGTGGGCCCGAGGCCGCACCGGCGAGGCCCTGAACATCCTCGACGCCGGCTCTGGCTACGGCCAGTATACCTACTGGCTGACCGGCCAAAGCAAGAAGTGGCAGGTGCTGGCCGTGGACGTGAAAGACGAGCAGGTGGCCGACTCCAACCGTTTCTTCCGCGAAATCGGCCGCCCCAACGCCCAGTTTGCCGTGCAGGACCTCGTGCTATACCAGGAGCCCAACACCTTCGATCTGGCCTTGTCGGTGGACGTGATGGAGCACATTCTGGAAGACGTGGAAGTGTTCCGCAACATCCACGCCTCCCTCAAAGACGGCGGCATGCTGCTCATTTCCACCCCCTCCGACCAGGGCGGCTCCGACGTGCACTCCGACGGCGAAACCAGCTTCATTGAGGAGCACGTGCGCGACGGCTACAACATCCACGAGATTCAGCAGAAGCTGCGCACCGCCGGCTTCGAGCGGATTGAGGCCCGCTACAGCTACGGCGAGCCGGGCCAGATTTCGTGGCGCCTGAGCATGAAATACCCCATTCTGATGCTGGGCCAGTCCAAGCTGTTTTTCCTGCTGCTGCCGTTCTATTACATCGTCACGTTCCCGTTCTGCCTGCTGCTGAACTGGCTGGACGCCCGCACCCTGCACGACTCCGGCACCGGCCTGATTGTGAAAGCCTGGAAGTAG
- the rbfA gene encoding 30S ribosome-binding factor RbfA, with amino-acid sequence MESKRQQKVSSLLQQELAAVFQRDLPHLFPGLAPGISTVRVSPDLGVARVYLSQLLAREGSGEATLELVRENQKIVRQALAKRIRQQLRIVPDLVFFLDDSAAYAAKMDQVLGTLNIPAPEPETDDQPDTAAPKRPKLFADDDDE; translated from the coding sequence ATGGAAAGCAAACGACAACAGAAAGTATCCAGCCTGCTCCAGCAGGAATTGGCCGCCGTATTTCAGCGCGACCTGCCGCACCTGTTTCCGGGCCTGGCGCCGGGCATCAGCACCGTGCGCGTTTCGCCCGACCTGGGCGTGGCCCGCGTGTACCTGAGCCAGCTGCTGGCCCGCGAGGGCAGCGGCGAAGCCACCCTGGAGCTGGTGCGCGAAAACCAGAAAATCGTGCGCCAGGCCCTGGCCAAGCGCATCCGCCAGCAGCTACGCATCGTGCCCGACCTGGTGTTCTTCCTCGACGACTCGGCTGCCTACGCCGCCAAAATGGACCAGGTGCTGGGGACGCTCAACATCCCGGCCCCCGAGCCCGAAACCGACGACCAGCCCGATACCGCCGCCCCCAAGCGCCCCAAGCTGTTCGCCGACGACGATGACGAGTAA
- a CDS encoding SNF2-related protein: MKVSTALPFQIVYSLLEHEYLGYLFESYVVQRNAKGQLTLQHQTVSAKNAPEFADGLDATDFELVALTDQIQQDAVIKEFWPKKTTPADFFLKVYDPEKGDKALQDVICQHVQARMGQILERLPGKCVFIMGKDGEPTWREIGLAPEAASVLFHFRRNEDNTHYFPTIQYQNQRLDFQYKNAVIVSEQPAWLLVDDVLYHFRNEVDGKKIKPFLNKKFIVIPRQVEESYFLRFVAPLVESFDVHARGFDIRSERYVARPQLTFSDAPTAKVVEEVRPTARRAATETGGTSVATALSDHIHFDLSFRYGDHTVHNSYDKRVCVKLEKQQDNYIFHRLVRNLDREQEIIRELADRALEVRNGRAVLEKATAFRWLHHHADELARLGFTVQQGSTSGKDYFIGAVSVEVGITEANDWFDVRGTVRFGEFEIPFIKLRTYILQRRHEFRLPNGQIAIIPEEWFTQYLELFAFAEEHAQNLTLRKHHLALVSDLQNGNLATVVISRKLEKLRGFEAVEDQPMPVGFQGELRPYQKAGYNWLHFVKDYHFGGCLADDMGLGKAQPLHARILTPTGWKQMGDMQPGDTLINSQGGTSRVTGVFPQGEKEIFRVTFTDGSTAECCAEHLWAVQSPVQKHRGQGYQVRELADLRHDLHDRHGNTKWFVPMVKPVELAPRPIVLDPYLLGLLLGDGCFRRNSVGLTTADAEIVNYAAEALPPGLRMQPVTPGGYDYNLVKASGWTNALMQEVKALGLKDRKSADKFIPEAYLFNDVATRLAVLQGLMDSDGYVSASGDVCQFTSVSEQLTAGVTFLVQSLGGTVRQSSKVPTYSHNGEQRTGQRAYTLTLSLLPHIVPFRLGRKAALYRPKTKYQPYRGIRAVELVGMMPAQCISVDAPDRLYVTDNFILTHNTIQTLALLLHRKESGEAGGAASLLAMPTSLVYNWLSEAQKFTPALRLLVYTGTYRDKNVDQFADYDVVLTSYGIVRLDAELLKTYKFDYVILDESQAIKNPGSTTSHAVRGLHSRHRLILTGTPVENSTMDLWSQMSFINPGLLGTQTFFRKEFLKPIEKGKDEGRTRKLHALIKPFILRRHKAQVAKELPEKIENLSYCPMTEEQQHCYEETKSYYRNKILQNIEEHGTASTQFMLLQGLTKLRQIANHPRMADEEYVHESGKLREIVRMIKSVVSEGHKVLVFSQFVKHLDIVRASLDERDIEYAYLDGNTRDRHKVVTRFQETEELRVFLISLKAGGVGLNLTAADYVFILDPWWNPAVEAQAVDRAHRIGQQRTVFTYKFITQNTVEEKILALQHKKIQLVTDLITTDEAIIKSLTKEDIEELLG; this comes from the coding sequence ATGAAGGTTTCTACTGCTCTACCTTTTCAAATTGTTTACTCGCTGCTTGAGCACGAATATTTAGGCTATTTATTTGAAAGCTACGTTGTTCAGCGCAACGCCAAAGGGCAGCTGACTCTGCAGCACCAGACGGTTTCGGCCAAGAATGCGCCCGAGTTTGCCGATGGCCTGGACGCAACCGACTTCGAACTGGTGGCCCTCACCGACCAGATCCAGCAGGACGCCGTCATCAAGGAGTTCTGGCCCAAGAAAACCACGCCCGCCGACTTTTTCCTGAAGGTGTACGACCCGGAGAAAGGCGACAAAGCCCTGCAGGACGTGATTTGCCAGCACGTGCAGGCGCGCATGGGCCAGATTCTGGAGCGCCTGCCCGGCAAGTGCGTGTTCATCATGGGCAAGGACGGCGAGCCGACGTGGCGCGAAATCGGCCTGGCCCCGGAAGCGGCGTCGGTGCTGTTTCACTTCCGGCGCAACGAAGACAACACGCACTACTTCCCCACCATCCAGTACCAGAATCAGCGGCTCGATTTTCAGTACAAAAACGCCGTTATCGTGTCGGAGCAGCCGGCCTGGCTGCTGGTAGACGATGTGCTCTACCACTTCCGCAACGAGGTGGACGGCAAGAAAATCAAGCCCTTCCTCAACAAGAAGTTCATTGTGATTCCGCGGCAGGTGGAGGAAAGCTACTTCCTGCGCTTCGTGGCGCCACTCGTCGAGTCGTTCGATGTGCACGCCCGCGGCTTCGATATCCGGTCGGAGCGCTACGTGGCGCGGCCGCAGCTCACGTTTTCGGATGCTCCCACGGCTAAAGTGGTAGAGGAGGTGCGCCCCACGGCCCGCCGCGCCGCCACCGAAACCGGCGGCACCAGCGTGGCCACCGCCCTTTCCGACCATATCCACTTCGATCTGTCGTTTCGCTACGGCGACCATACCGTGCACAACAGCTACGACAAGCGGGTGTGCGTGAAGCTGGAAAAGCAGCAGGACAACTACATCTTCCACCGCCTCGTCCGCAACCTCGACCGGGAGCAGGAAATCATCCGGGAGCTGGCCGACCGCGCCCTGGAAGTGCGCAACGGCCGCGCCGTGCTGGAAAAGGCCACCGCCTTCCGCTGGCTGCACCACCACGCCGACGAGCTGGCCCGCCTGGGCTTCACGGTGCAGCAGGGCAGCACCTCCGGCAAAGACTACTTCATCGGGGCCGTGAGCGTGGAAGTGGGCATCACGGAAGCCAACGACTGGTTTGATGTGCGCGGCACCGTGCGCTTCGGCGAGTTTGAAATTCCGTTCATCAAGCTGCGCACCTACATTCTACAGCGCCGCCACGAGTTCCGGCTGCCCAACGGCCAGATTGCCATCATCCCGGAGGAGTGGTTTACGCAGTACCTTGAGCTGTTTGCCTTCGCCGAGGAACACGCCCAGAACCTGACGCTGCGCAAGCACCACCTGGCGCTGGTATCGGACCTGCAGAACGGCAACCTGGCCACCGTGGTCATCAGCCGCAAGCTGGAGAAGCTGCGCGGCTTTGAGGCCGTGGAAGACCAGCCCATGCCCGTGGGCTTCCAAGGCGAGCTGCGCCCCTACCAGAAGGCCGGCTACAACTGGCTGCACTTCGTGAAGGACTACCATTTCGGCGGCTGCCTCGCCGACGATATGGGGCTGGGCAAAGCCCAGCCGCTGCACGCCCGTATTCTGACGCCCACGGGCTGGAAGCAGATGGGCGACATGCAGCCCGGCGACACCCTCATCAACTCCCAAGGTGGCACCTCGCGCGTGACGGGCGTGTTTCCGCAGGGCGAAAAGGAGATTTTCCGGGTGACGTTTACCGACGGCTCCACGGCAGAATGCTGCGCCGAACACCTGTGGGCCGTGCAAAGCCCGGTGCAGAAGCACCGCGGCCAGGGCTACCAGGTGCGGGAGTTGGCCGACCTGCGCCACGACCTGCACGACCGGCACGGCAACACCAAGTGGTTTGTGCCCATGGTGAAGCCCGTAGAGCTGGCGCCCCGGCCCATAGTCCTCGACCCGTACCTGCTCGGGCTGCTGCTGGGCGACGGCTGTTTTCGCCGCAACAGCGTGGGGCTGACCACTGCCGACGCCGAAATTGTGAACTATGCTGCTGAGGCACTGCCTCCTGGCCTGCGCATGCAGCCCGTAACGCCCGGCGGCTACGATTACAACCTAGTGAAAGCCTCCGGCTGGACCAATGCCCTGATGCAGGAGGTAAAAGCCCTGGGGCTGAAAGACAGGAAATCAGCCGATAAATTCATTCCCGAAGCGTACCTGTTCAACGACGTAGCCACCCGCCTGGCGGTGCTCCAGGGGCTCATGGATTCCGACGGCTACGTGTCGGCCAGCGGCGACGTGTGCCAGTTCACTTCGGTTTCAGAGCAGCTGACGGCAGGCGTGACGTTTCTGGTGCAGTCGTTGGGCGGCACGGTGCGGCAGTCCAGCAAAGTGCCTACGTATTCGCACAACGGCGAGCAGCGCACGGGCCAGCGGGCCTACACGCTCACGCTCAGCCTGCTGCCGCACATCGTGCCGTTCCGGCTGGGCCGCAAGGCGGCGCTGTACCGGCCCAAAACCAAGTACCAGCCCTACCGCGGCATTCGGGCCGTGGAACTTGTAGGTATGATGCCCGCGCAGTGCATCTCCGTTGACGCCCCCGACCGGCTGTACGTGACGGATAATTTCATCCTGACTCACAACACCATTCAGACGCTGGCGCTGCTGCTGCACCGCAAGGAAAGCGGCGAAGCGGGCGGGGCGGCGTCGCTGCTGGCCATGCCTACTTCACTGGTATACAACTGGTTGAGTGAGGCCCAGAAGTTTACGCCGGCGCTGCGTCTGCTGGTGTACACGGGCACCTACCGCGACAAAAACGTAGACCAGTTTGCCGACTACGACGTGGTGCTCACCAGCTATGGCATCGTGCGCCTCGATGCCGAATTGCTCAAGACCTACAAGTTCGACTACGTGATTCTGGATGAGTCGCAGGCCATCAAAAACCCCGGCTCCACCACCTCGCACGCCGTGCGCGGGCTGCACTCGCGCCACCGCCTGATTCTGACCGGCACGCCGGTGGAAAACAGCACCATGGATTTGTGGTCGCAGATGTCGTTCATCAACCCGGGCCTGCTGGGCACCCAGACGTTTTTCCGCAAGGAATTCCTCAAGCCCATCGAGAAAGGCAAGGACGAGGGCCGCACGCGCAAGCTCCACGCCCTGATCAAGCCATTCATTCTGCGCCGCCACAAGGCGCAAGTAGCCAAGGAGCTGCCCGAGAAAATCGAGAACCTGAGCTACTGCCCCATGACCGAGGAGCAGCAGCACTGTTACGAGGAAACCAAGAGCTACTACCGCAACAAGATTCTGCAGAACATTGAGGAGCACGGCACGGCCAGCACCCAGTTTATGCTGCTGCAGGGCCTCACCAAGCTGCGCCAGATTGCCAACCACCCCCGCATGGCCGACGAGGAGTACGTGCACGAGTCGGGCAAGCTGCGCGAGATTGTGCGCATGATCAAGAGCGTGGTTTCGGAAGGCCACAAGGTTCTGGTGTTCAGCCAGTTTGTCAAGCACCTGGATATCGTGCGGGCCTCGCTCGATGAGCGCGACATCGAGTATGCTTACCTCGACGGCAACACCCGCGACCGGCACAAAGTGGTGACTCGCTTCCAGGAAACTGAAGAGCTGCGAGTGTTCCTCATCAGCCTGAAAGCCGGCGGCGTGGGCCTCAACCTGACGGCTGCCGACTACGTGTTCATCCTCGACCCGTGGTGGAACCCGGCCGTGGAGGCCCAGGCCGTAGACCGGGCCCACCGCATCGGGCAGCAGCGCACGGTGTTCACCTACAAGTTCATCACCCAGAACACGGTGGAAGAGAAGATCCTGGCGCTGCAGCACAAGAAAATCCAGCTGGTCACGGACCTGATTACCACCGACGAAGCCATTATCAAGAGCCTCACCAAAGAGGACATTGAGGAGTTGCTAGGGTAG